The genomic interval GCCAGGTATCACCTGCTTCTGTGATGCTTTCGAATTCTGATTTATTAAGAGATAATTTGTCGTAATTCTTCACTCCTGCAGAAAATCAGATAAATTATCACATTGTTTTTATCCAGCTGATCATTGCCAGTTATCTTGAAAGCAGGTTTTGTAAAAGCCATGCAATATTGTTGTAGTTTGTTATTCCATGAACTTACCCGATTTCTCTAATGCAGTATCTTCACCTAAATGATAGCCGTGCACTTCGTGTGGAAGACACGGTATATGGGATTGTCTTATACTTTGAGTATCCACGCACCAATCGCTTAGATCCTGAAAGTCTTCTTCCCAGAACGATTGAGTTGATCCAGTAGTCACTTTGCTTTGAGAATACGCTGGGGGAGGCCAAGTTTCCTTCAGTAATTCGGATTCCATTACTGGACTCAGTAATGGAAACACTTCTAGTTTTGAAGATGTACTGTCCATTTTTGCGGAAAGGCAAACAGCTCTTTCCGGCACCTTGGGTCTCACGCCATGAGTAGCAAATGACTCCTTTGCCACTTGATTCCATTGTTCAGGTaactaaaatgaaaagattctGAATGGTTAGATACAAGATCCAATGCTTCTAAGATGAGTTTTTAATGCAACTTCAACGCACTGAAAATTCGCCTTGCTCCTCAAATGAAATGTTGGTGCCTTCTTGGTGCTTGCTGATAGGAGGGATTTTGATAACCTGGAGTAAAGATAAATGCTATGGATTGAATCAATGTTATCACATGAATTACTCTTCAGAATACCACGTTTTTATAATCTTATCTGGCACATATGTGCTGCTATAATCAATGCCTGATGTGAGTCTCATGTAATGAGCATAAAAAATTCGTCCGATTTGTGGTCAATAATTATACCCTAATAACACTCAACGTTATCATAAATTCTGCGTAGAAATTTCtagaaaaaagattgaaatttgctGATTTTAGAAGGAGAAGCCGCGCCCCAGGGCGAATGGCACGGGTGAGGTGGGGCTTGTTCTAAATACATATAACTATTTCCAAAGCGTATTCGGTCAAGACTGCACAAAACAATTCTACTTGTTTCACAAAACGAAATTTTGTAGATATTCTGTCGCATATCGGATGTCATCATAGACGAATAATTGTGATTACGTAACTACATTgctcaacgtacgtacattgaaAACGTAGCAAAAGTTAAAACTACTTACCCTCCTtgcgatgttgaaaaaaaagtttgattcAATTCAAGAAGTTGGAGATCATTCACtatttttcaacgagtttATCAGTTAGTTGTGTATGTaagtttttttcagattcctgGCTACTCTGTCGATTAGCTTCAAATTTCCGCAGCTTATGTGAACTTTTTAATACTCCGCGAGACTACGGGACGACAATGACACTTGTCCGCGACCTTCGTATCTAATAGAACGCGTCACGAGGTACGGGGCCTTTTATGATCCTGTATTTAACACTTGCGTCAGTTTTAGCCAATCGAATACTACGTGTGGTCATTTTTAACGAATCATCTAATGTCTTTGCCTTCATAGGCCTTTAAACGTCTTCCAAAAGCCACAGTCAACCAATGAGCAACCCATAATGCCGAATGAAGCTCTAGCGCAGAGCTGTCGGAAGCTGTTGGCGCTGATGAAAGTCATGGTTAAATACAGTTACACTgctttatttgaaaaaaatacagcctcatataattttgcaattacatggaattgaaagaaaaaattgcaaaatactTTGCTAGCTGATGTATGAGCTTAGAGAAAGATCTACCTCCTGCAACTGTATAGGCACATCTTTTCACCAAAGATTTCACTTCCAAttagtataaaaaatatagcCAAATGATTTGCTTCCAAACAATAAACCGTTGAGACGAGAGACTGTATACTTTGTTATGGGCTACTCTCAATGTTTGGACTAGCAAATTTTTCAGAGTTCTAGATCACTTGCTGTATATCTCCTAGAGATCAAATTCTCATATGGGAATGTGAGTTAGGAGATAAatgtttggtgaaaaaaaattttcattcacaatGTATTTCACATGTTATGTATAACATTACCGCAAACACGAACAAAAATGATTTTGAATCtaaacaatttattataacatTGGTTTCAGAAGAACACAACATTATTCTGAAGTAATTTAGTTTAATATTTAGCATGTACCCAAAGCTAAATTATATCGCGTAGTGTCCAACTATACCAGTTATGACTGAGGTTTGTGTACAGCTTATTCTCGCTGATGCTTATAATCGTATTCAAGGAGTTGAAACTTCTTCAGGATTTGAATAGTTTCTAATTCCGCGCTTCCGGTacgaattattgaatattttccagGATGGGATAAATCAACTACAGTTGAACCAGCTCTGGCCAATTCATGATCTGTAACCTTTTGTTCGGAATAAAAAACTGCCCCCAACTGTGGCCAGAGTGAAGAAAATTCTGTAGGGTCTAGGGTGCTTGGCTTATTGCTCTCGTTTGCACTTGTTAAAGCCAATggctcttttaattttttagcaATATCTCTGATAAATTGTGCATTTGGAATCCTGATTCCAATATTTTGTACATTAGGATTGAAGAGTGGATTCAGTTTAGGTGTACGCTTCAACACTAGTGTCACTGGTCCAGGTAACAATAAATCCAACAGTCCCTCTG from Athalia rosae chromosome 6, iyAthRosa1.1, whole genome shotgun sequence carries:
- the LOC105688612 gene encoding threonylcarbamoyl-AMP synthase, with protein sequence MNLDELTSTAMSPMKQAFRSLETPLKYLQPGSELLVSHGSKHVAMAVRLLQDNRVIALPTDTIYGFAGLAQSNESIKRLYNIKQRDVRKPLAICVGEIADVKTWGIVESLPEGLLDLLLPGPVTLVLKRTPKLNPLFNPNVQNIGIRIPNAQFIRDIAKKLKEPLALTSANESNKPSTLDPTEFSSLWPQLGAVFYSEQKVTDHELARAGSTVVDLSHPGKYSIIRTGSAELETIQILKKFQLLEYDYKHQRE